A portion of the Stigmatella aurantiaca DW4/3-1 genome contains these proteins:
- a CDS encoding xanthine dehydrogenase family protein molybdopterin-binding subunit, with translation MSEQEPQSPSPAPVGDLLGKPVSRLEAQEKVTGRAVYTDDMTLPGMLHGAMLGSPHPHARLLSYDTTRARAMPGVKAVLTAEELPDHNVGSVIKDQPLLARGKVRYAGEPVAAVAAVDLQTARRALEAIDIRYELLPPVLDPEEALRPGAPIVHEQRDTYVSLQADSPARAACPNAASYLRLTEGTPEEVWKRCDVVVEDVYETPAQQHVYLEPCSTLAVVDRDSGKITLYTSTQSVFRAQAITAEALGLPMSKVRVIAPRIGGGFGGKTEMTNQPITAALARAAGAPVKMTLSRTDDMLMMKSRHACRIHMRTGATRDGQLLARQVRLVFDTGAYADDGPFVASMGSYFARGPYRIPHIDVECWAVYTNRLRAGAFRGFGNPQIHFASEVQIDLLAEKLGLDPFEFRLRNALETGEQWLGGAPVESGTLRACLERARDASNWVQRRAQSPTAPGKRRGIGVAAVAHTSGLLGSSATVRLNEDGTLTVNTGAVDIGQGSDTALTQCAAAVLGLPLEHINYSGPDTDVSPYDWCTGGTRTTFTVGRVVVQACEQLRQQLFEHASDMLECPVQELELRPGGIVGVRGQPGTGISFGAIAGRALYFKGGPLVATARWFFPTVPIGTGGTSAQGMPSMGNGFFVFAAQVAEVEVDELTGQVELLQAWSVHDVGRAINPAAVEGQIQGGFVQGMGLALTEELLWKEGHLLNPSMSSYKVPGSRDVPVAIHPILLEYPAGEGPFGAKGVAEVSLVGVAPAICNAIRHATGAHVTRLPATGERVLRALLAREEAASKA, from the coding sequence ATGAGTGAGCAGGAGCCACAGAGCCCCTCCCCTGCCCCCGTGGGAGACCTCCTGGGAAAGCCCGTCTCCCGGCTGGAGGCCCAAGAGAAGGTCACGGGACGCGCCGTCTACACCGACGACATGACCCTGCCCGGCATGCTTCACGGGGCCATGCTGGGCAGCCCCCATCCCCATGCACGGCTCCTGTCGTATGACACCACCCGGGCCCGCGCGATGCCGGGGGTCAAAGCCGTGCTCACGGCCGAGGAACTGCCTGACCACAACGTCGGCTCCGTCATCAAGGACCAGCCGCTGCTCGCCCGGGGAAAGGTTCGCTACGCGGGCGAGCCTGTGGCCGCCGTGGCCGCCGTGGATCTTCAGACCGCCCGCCGGGCCCTCGAGGCCATCGACATCCGGTACGAGTTGCTGCCCCCTGTCCTCGATCCCGAGGAAGCGCTGCGGCCAGGTGCCCCCATCGTCCATGAGCAACGCGACACCTACGTCAGCCTCCAGGCGGACTCCCCGGCGAGGGCCGCCTGTCCCAATGCCGCCTCGTACCTCCGGCTGACGGAGGGCACACCGGAAGAGGTGTGGAAGCGCTGTGACGTGGTGGTCGAGGACGTGTACGAGACGCCCGCCCAACAGCATGTCTACCTGGAGCCGTGTTCGACCCTGGCCGTCGTGGATCGCGACAGTGGGAAGATCACCCTCTACACCTCGACCCAGTCCGTGTTCCGGGCACAGGCGATCACCGCCGAAGCCCTGGGCCTGCCGATGTCGAAAGTCCGGGTCATCGCCCCCCGGATCGGTGGTGGGTTTGGCGGCAAGACCGAGATGACCAACCAGCCCATCACCGCGGCACTGGCCCGGGCCGCGGGGGCACCGGTCAAGATGACGCTGTCGCGCACGGACGACATGCTCATGATGAAGTCGCGCCACGCGTGCCGCATCCACATGCGCACGGGTGCGACCCGGGATGGGCAGCTCCTGGCACGCCAGGTCCGGCTCGTCTTCGATACCGGCGCCTACGCCGACGATGGACCGTTCGTCGCGTCCATGGGGTCCTACTTCGCGCGCGGGCCGTACCGGATTCCTCACATCGATGTCGAATGCTGGGCGGTGTACACCAACCGCCTCCGGGCAGGGGCCTTCCGCGGGTTCGGCAATCCGCAGATCCACTTCGCCAGCGAGGTGCAGATTGACCTGCTCGCGGAGAAGCTGGGGCTGGATCCCTTCGAGTTCCGGCTTCGCAATGCGTTGGAGACTGGGGAGCAGTGGTTGGGTGGCGCTCCGGTCGAGAGCGGTACGCTCCGGGCCTGTTTGGAGCGGGCCCGGGACGCCTCGAACTGGGTCCAGCGCCGCGCGCAGTCCCCCACAGCCCCTGGCAAGCGGCGCGGCATCGGGGTCGCGGCGGTGGCACATACGAGCGGGTTATTGGGCTCGAGCGCCACGGTCCGGCTCAACGAGGATGGAACCCTCACGGTGAACACGGGGGCGGTGGACATTGGCCAGGGCTCGGACACCGCCCTCACCCAGTGCGCGGCCGCGGTCCTGGGGCTCCCGCTGGAGCACATCAACTACAGCGGCCCCGACACGGACGTCTCCCCGTACGACTGGTGTACCGGAGGCACCCGCACCACCTTCACGGTGGGCCGGGTGGTGGTGCAGGCCTGCGAGCAACTCCGGCAGCAGCTCTTCGAGCACGCCAGCGACATGCTCGAGTGTCCCGTGCAGGAGTTGGAGCTGCGGCCTGGTGGCATCGTGGGGGTCCGGGGTCAACCCGGTACCGGGATCTCCTTCGGAGCCATCGCCGGGCGCGCCCTCTACTTCAAAGGAGGCCCCCTGGTAGCCACCGCCCGGTGGTTCTTCCCCACGGTTCCCATCGGCACGGGCGGAACCTCCGCCCAGGGCATGCCCTCCATGGGCAACGGCTTCTTCGTGTTCGCCGCCCAGGTGGCCGAGGTCGAGGTGGACGAGCTGACGGGTCAGGTCGAACTGCTCCAGGCCTGGAGCGTCCATGACGTGGGCCGCGCCATCAACCCCGCGGCCGTGGAAGGGCAGATTCAAGGAGGGTTCGTCCAAGGGATGGGCCTTGCCCTGACCGAGGAACTGCTCTGGAAGGAGGGGCATCTCCTCAACCCGTCCATGAGCAGCTACAAGGTCCCGGGCTCGCGGGACGTCCCGGTGGCGATTCACCCCATCCTGCTCGAGTACCCCGCTGGAGAAGGGCCTTTTGGCGCGAAGGGGGTGGCCGAGGTGAGCCTCGTCGGTGTGGCGCCAGCGATCTGCAACGCCATCCGGCACGCCACGGGGGCGCATGTCACCCGCCTTCCCGCCACGGGCGAGCGCGTGTTGCGAGCGCTGCTCGCCCGGGAAGAGGCGGCCTCCAAGGCGTAG
- a CDS encoding (2Fe-2S)-binding protein, which translates to MSDRLSFSLQINGEEHALAVAPERTLLEVLREELRATGTRRGCDQGSCGACMVLVDGEPRLSCLSLAVTLRGRAITTIEGVETAGALHPVQRALIQHGAVQCGFCMSGIVVTAKALLDHNPSPTLDEIRQALGSNVCRCSGYAKVIEAIASLSKVRPHE; encoded by the coding sequence ATGTCTGACAGGCTCTCCTTCTCGCTCCAGATAAATGGTGAGGAGCACGCCCTCGCCGTGGCCCCCGAGCGCACCCTGCTGGAGGTGTTGCGCGAGGAACTCCGCGCAACCGGAACCCGGCGCGGCTGCGATCAGGGCAGCTGCGGGGCCTGCATGGTGCTCGTGGACGGCGAGCCCAGGCTCTCGTGCCTGTCGCTGGCTGTGACCTTGCGCGGACGGGCCATCACCACCATCGAGGGGGTGGAGACAGCGGGGGCGCTCCACCCGGTACAGCGCGCGCTCATCCAGCACGGCGCGGTGCAATGTGGCTTCTGCATGTCCGGCATCGTCGTGACCGCCAAGGCCCTGCTCGACCACAACCCGAGCCCCACGCTCGATGAGATCCGCCAGGCGCTCGGCAGCAACGTCTGCCGGTGTTCGGGGTACGCCAAGGTCATCGAGGCCATTGCCTCGCTCTCGAAGGTGCGCCCCCATGAGTGA
- a CDS encoding N,N-dimethylformamidase beta subunit family domain-containing protein gives MGHVRRWGWTAGAVLSLLLGLASCQDGAFQPPAAVPDSRSDTPPLDGTPPSGGAGEGPGTSQPPGGAAGGTPGQPPSSAHDANAVRLENQRPGARDWRITRNANNGEIEGYPLVTTVTPGQRVPVAVNVSEPRQFRWFVYRLGYYGGLGAREVARGGSVRATRQAPCPVDEATGVVACQWTPTIEIETKADWVRGAYVVKLVREDNYQRYVPFFVRDENPRSEVVALIPTATWSAYNTWGGTSLYDDKLGVMKKKYGVSRAFQVSYDRPYYRGQGSGHLMTDELSLIQWLESQALDVSYVTNEDLDASGDALREAKVLLMSGHDEYWTSTLRDRADQAVAEGRSLINLGANQAYWHVRLEPSKDGRPRRLITCYKGDSREPVGARSPLRTVKFREAPLSRPENALFGVMFNSRWHQFAFPMVITAPEHWALEGTGLRKGDTLWMANGYEQDAVVQNGQTPPGVEVLADSPSLSLQGAYGFSQMVVRQQGNAWVFSSGGIDFVQMLAGTQAADPRGARIVANVLYRALGRSVPADLVQFRPLQTPQPRGPYASRVRTVAGQAGMRGGIDGPDGMGQLGAPVAVTVLPGGGWAVADGLANSVKRVSAMGDIRTILTGLNGPMGIAADASGNIYVADSDNHCIRRIAPDGTATVFAGAVMEPGQGDGTAKAARFNQPAGLAFGPGGELLVADLGNGVIRRVDLSAPGNPVTTVRADKWMYRPSAVAVAADGTLYVVETGMARVLEVRNGVVSIIAGSSPGYADGTPTSSQFLPYLGLAVLKDGSLAVADPGNYRIRRILFSAQGKATEVTTLAGSGRFGSRDGEGQSADLVLPAGLAVGEDGTLYVADAGNALLRAVMP, from the coding sequence ATGGGGCACGTGAGACGGTGGGGCTGGACAGCGGGAGCGGTGTTGAGCCTGCTCTTGGGGCTGGCGAGCTGTCAGGACGGTGCATTCCAGCCTCCCGCCGCCGTGCCGGACAGCAGGAGCGATACACCCCCGCTGGACGGCACACCTCCGTCGGGAGGGGCCGGGGAGGGGCCTGGCACAAGCCAGCCTCCAGGGGGAGCGGCGGGTGGGACGCCCGGGCAGCCTCCTTCCTCTGCGCACGATGCCAATGCCGTTCGCCTGGAGAACCAGCGGCCTGGGGCGCGGGATTGGCGCATCACGCGCAATGCCAACAACGGGGAGATCGAGGGTTACCCGTTGGTGACGACGGTGACGCCGGGGCAGCGTGTGCCCGTGGCGGTCAACGTGTCCGAGCCGCGCCAGTTCCGTTGGTTCGTCTACCGGCTCGGGTACTACGGCGGCCTGGGCGCGCGGGAAGTTGCCCGCGGCGGCTCTGTCCGGGCCACCCGTCAGGCTCCCTGCCCCGTGGATGAAGCCACGGGCGTCGTGGCATGTCAGTGGACGCCCACGATCGAGATCGAAACGAAGGCCGATTGGGTGCGGGGCGCCTACGTGGTGAAGCTGGTCCGGGAGGACAATTACCAGCGCTACGTGCCGTTCTTCGTGAGGGACGAGAACCCGCGCTCGGAAGTGGTGGCGCTGATCCCCACGGCCACGTGGTCGGCTTACAACACCTGGGGAGGAACGAGCCTCTACGACGACAAGCTCGGGGTGATGAAGAAGAAGTACGGCGTCAGCCGTGCCTTCCAGGTCTCGTACGACCGGCCCTACTACCGGGGGCAGGGGAGTGGGCACCTGATGACCGATGAGCTGAGCCTCATCCAGTGGCTGGAGTCCCAGGCTCTGGATGTGAGCTACGTCACCAACGAGGACCTCGATGCGAGCGGCGATGCGCTTCGCGAGGCGAAGGTCCTTTTGATGTCCGGGCACGACGAGTACTGGACGAGCACCCTTCGAGATCGGGCGGATCAAGCCGTGGCGGAGGGCCGCTCTCTCATCAACCTCGGGGCCAATCAGGCCTACTGGCACGTGCGCCTGGAGCCCTCGAAGGACGGTCGGCCGCGGCGCCTCATCACTTGCTACAAGGGGGACTCGCGGGAGCCGGTGGGGGCCCGGAGCCCCTTGCGCACCGTGAAGTTCCGCGAAGCGCCCCTGTCCCGGCCGGAGAACGCCTTGTTCGGCGTGATGTTCAACAGCCGCTGGCATCAGTTCGCCTTCCCCATGGTCATTACCGCTCCGGAGCACTGGGCGTTGGAGGGGACGGGTCTTCGCAAGGGAGATACCCTCTGGATGGCCAATGGCTACGAGCAGGACGCGGTCGTCCAGAATGGCCAGACGCCCCCCGGCGTGGAGGTGCTCGCCGACTCGCCCTCCCTGTCTCTCCAAGGAGCCTACGGGTTCAGCCAGATGGTGGTGAGGCAGCAGGGGAATGCGTGGGTCTTCTCCTCGGGAGGGATCGACTTCGTGCAGATGCTGGCGGGGACACAGGCGGCGGATCCGCGGGGCGCTCGCATCGTGGCCAACGTGCTCTACCGGGCGCTGGGGCGTTCCGTGCCTGCCGATCTGGTGCAGTTCCGCCCCCTCCAGACCCCGCAGCCCCGGGGCCCTTACGCAAGCCGGGTTCGCACCGTGGCCGGTCAGGCGGGGATGCGAGGAGGCATCGATGGCCCGGATGGGATGGGGCAACTGGGCGCTCCGGTCGCCGTGACGGTGTTGCCCGGAGGAGGGTGGGCGGTGGCCGATGGGCTCGCCAACTCGGTCAAGCGGGTCTCCGCCATGGGCGACATCCGGACGATCCTCACGGGACTCAACGGGCCCATGGGGATTGCCGCCGATGCCTCGGGCAACATCTATGTGGCGGACTCCGACAACCACTGCATTCGCCGGATTGCGCCGGACGGGACGGCGACGGTGTTCGCCGGTGCGGTCATGGAGCCCGGTCAGGGGGATGGCACAGCCAAGGCGGCGCGCTTCAATCAGCCCGCGGGTTTGGCCTTCGGCCCGGGGGGCGAGTTGCTGGTGGCGGACCTGGGCAACGGCGTCATCCGCCGGGTGGATCTCTCCGCTCCGGGAAACCCGGTGACGACGGTCCGGGCGGACAAGTGGATGTACCGTCCCTCGGCGGTAGCCGTGGCGGCGGACGGCACGCTCTATGTCGTCGAGACGGGGATGGCGCGCGTGCTGGAGGTTCGCAATGGCGTCGTCTCCATCATCGCGGGCTCCTCGCCGGGGTATGCGGATGGCACGCCCACGTCCTCGCAGTTTCTGCCCTACCTGGGGCTCGCGGTGCTGAAAGACGGCTCGCTGGCGGTGGCGGATCCGGGCAACTACCGCATCCGGCGCATTCTGTTCTCGGCCCAGGGCAAGGCCACCGAGGTGACCACGCTGGCGGGCTCGGGCCGTTTCGGCTCGCGAGATGGCGAGGGCCAGTCCGCGGATCTGGTGCTGCCCGCGGGCCTCGCGGTGGGAGAGGATGGAACGCTCTATGTGGCGGACGCCGGGAATGCGTTGCTGCGGGCCGTGATGCCTTAG
- a CDS encoding protein-glutamate methylesterase/protein-glutamine glutaminase translates to MTPIRILVADDSAVARRQICQMLGTDPTLEVVAVAATGRITLEKVEEVRPDILVLDLAMPDMNGLEVLKVLRNKAPHLPVVMFSAMTERAGPFTLDALALGASDYVTKPSASVPDGAPMEHIQGQLISKIKTLHARNLQANGPLRRTRAIETPIPNPKPSRVTAVVIGASTGGPNMLTDVLTSLPPSFPVPILIAQHMPPVFTKLFAERLDTLCRIRVHEARTGEVLRPGHVWIAPGDYHLGLIRDGAQVRLLTHQGPPENSCRPAADVLFRSAASILGSGVLAVVMTGMGQDGTKGSMDVHEAGGQVIVQDPETCVVGGMPRAVMRSGVTHQVVPLKSLGGELLRRVTRGSLPGFELPGGSKF, encoded by the coding sequence ATGACGCCCATCCGTATCCTCGTGGCGGATGACTCTGCCGTGGCCCGGCGGCAGATCTGCCAGATGCTCGGCACGGATCCAACCCTGGAGGTGGTCGCTGTCGCGGCCACGGGCCGGATCACCCTGGAGAAGGTGGAGGAAGTCCGCCCGGACATCCTGGTGCTGGATCTGGCGATGCCGGACATGAATGGGCTGGAAGTCCTCAAGGTGCTGCGCAACAAGGCGCCCCACCTTCCGGTGGTGATGTTCAGCGCGATGACGGAGCGGGCGGGCCCCTTCACCCTGGACGCGCTCGCGCTGGGAGCGAGCGACTACGTCACCAAGCCCTCGGCCAGCGTGCCCGATGGGGCGCCCATGGAGCACATCCAGGGCCAGCTCATCTCGAAGATCAAAACCCTGCACGCGCGCAACCTCCAGGCGAACGGCCCCCTGCGGCGGACCCGGGCCATCGAGACGCCAATCCCCAACCCCAAGCCCTCGCGCGTCACGGCGGTGGTGATCGGCGCCTCCACGGGTGGGCCCAACATGCTGACGGACGTGCTCACGTCCCTGCCGCCCAGTTTTCCGGTTCCGATCCTCATCGCCCAGCACATGCCTCCGGTCTTCACCAAGCTGTTCGCCGAGCGGTTGGACACGCTGTGCCGGATCCGCGTCCACGAGGCGCGGACGGGCGAAGTGCTGCGCCCGGGCCACGTGTGGATTGCCCCGGGCGACTACCACCTGGGCCTCATCCGGGATGGAGCCCAGGTGAGGCTCTTGACCCATCAAGGGCCTCCAGAGAACTCCTGCCGCCCCGCGGCCGATGTGCTCTTCCGCTCCGCCGCCTCGATTTTGGGCTCGGGCGTGCTGGCCGTGGTGATGACCGGCATGGGACAGGACGGGACGAAAGGGAGCATGGATGTTCACGAGGCGGGTGGACAGGTCATCGTCCAGGATCCCGAAACGTGCGTCGTGGGAGGCATGCCCCGGGCAGTGATGCGCTCGGGCGTTACGCACCAGGTGGTGCCCTTGAAGTCCCTCGGAGGCGAGCTCCTCCGGCGCGTTACCCGCGGCAGCTTGCCGGGGTTCGAGCTCCCAGGGGGCTCCAAATTTTGA
- a CDS encoding aspartate kinase, protein MEGLPRRVKGTVAGGLKARPGLATFVHGHLQAWLCGHTLRRSRAVKPIVVQKYGGSSVAGVEKLRKVAQRVKAKREAGYRMVVVVSAMGDTTDELLTLAKQISPDPPRRELDMLLTCGERISMALLSMALQEMGVPAISFTGSQSGIITNDAHAQARIVEVRPYRILDELERGKVVIVAGYQGVSFKKEVTTLGRGGSDTTAVALAAALEAEACEIYSDVDGIFSADPRVVPDALKLEALSYDEMQELASAGAKVLNAQAVEFAKAKGIVILARTAHGQGAGTAIQEMASVPGSRVKGVTAEHDMAVLSAASERVKLPELLEFLDARGVRGRALSFDGLRGREARTYIVVPLQDVHGLEGVRQALAVRFGDTVSLQEHLGTVTCVGAGINADWMHLRRALLAAEETGAHVHAAHTSPLQLSLLVDKSSLNRLTARLHREFLGV, encoded by the coding sequence ATGGAAGGGCTTCCCCGGCGTGTCAAGGGAACGGTCGCGGGTGGGCTGAAGGCGCGCCCAGGCTTGGCCACCTTCGTGCATGGACACCTCCAGGCGTGGCTGTGTGGCCACACCCTGCGGAGGTCAAGAGCGGTGAAGCCCATCGTGGTCCAGAAGTACGGCGGTTCCTCGGTTGCCGGTGTGGAGAAGCTGCGCAAGGTGGCCCAGCGGGTGAAGGCGAAGCGGGAAGCGGGCTATCGGATGGTGGTGGTGGTCTCGGCCATGGGCGACACCACGGACGAGCTGCTGACGCTGGCCAAGCAAATCTCGCCGGATCCCCCCCGGCGCGAGCTGGACATGCTGCTCACCTGCGGTGAACGCATCTCCATGGCGTTGTTGTCCATGGCGCTCCAGGAAATGGGCGTTCCCGCCATCAGCTTCACGGGCAGTCAGAGCGGCATCATCACCAATGACGCGCACGCGCAGGCCCGCATTGTCGAGGTGCGCCCCTATCGCATCCTCGACGAGCTGGAGCGCGGCAAGGTGGTCATCGTCGCCGGTTACCAGGGCGTCTCCTTCAAGAAGGAGGTGACGACACTGGGGCGTGGCGGCTCGGACACCACGGCGGTGGCGCTGGCCGCGGCCCTGGAGGCCGAAGCGTGTGAGATCTACTCCGACGTGGATGGCATCTTCTCGGCGGATCCCCGGGTGGTGCCGGACGCGCTCAAGCTCGAAGCGCTCTCCTACGACGAGATGCAGGAGCTGGCGAGCGCGGGGGCCAAGGTGCTCAACGCCCAGGCGGTGGAGTTCGCCAAGGCCAAGGGCATCGTCATCCTGGCCCGCACGGCGCATGGGCAGGGTGCGGGCACCGCGATCCAGGAGATGGCTTCGGTGCCCGGCTCCCGTGTCAAAGGCGTGACGGCGGAACACGACATGGCGGTGCTCTCGGCGGCGTCCGAGCGGGTGAAGCTGCCCGAGTTGCTAGAGTTCCTGGATGCGCGAGGAGTCCGGGGCAGGGCGCTGAGCTTCGATGGACTGCGAGGACGGGAGGCGCGCACTTACATCGTGGTACCCCTCCAGGACGTGCACGGGCTGGAAGGGGTGCGACAGGCCCTGGCAGTGCGCTTCGGGGACACTGTGTCGCTTCAGGAGCACCTGGGCACGGTGACCTGCGTGGGAGCAGGCATCAACGCGGATTGGATGCACCTGCGCAGGGCGCTGCTCGCCGCCGAGGAGACGGGGGCGCATGTCCACGCGGCGCATACCTCGCCGCTTCAGCTCTCCTTGTTGGTGGACAAGTCTTCCCTGAATCGCCTCACTGCCCGGTTGCACCGCGAGTTCCTGGGTGTGTGA
- a CDS encoding FAD binding domain-containing protein, with the protein MRYAEPATVEEGVALLASTQNARCLAGGATLVAMMNARHLAPELLISLHRMAELSILTETPEGLWLGAMLPHRALADEPRLRGAMEVIRSAASQLAHPAIRNMGTIGGSLCLADPSTELPVALVAASAHAEIAGPEGRRIIPVESLLVDRFQTSLRHGELVTRIWVPRGGPGAVGHHLRFSRVASDYPTVSISLVLALEGGTCRQARVAVGSCGPVPLHVEAADQRLVGSALDAPALAEAGQLLARAATPRDDVRGTAEYRRLLIPRLLGRAVAQARERLHV; encoded by the coding sequence ATGAGATACGCAGAGCCGGCAACCGTGGAGGAAGGGGTCGCGCTCCTGGCCTCCACGCAGAACGCCCGGTGTCTGGCGGGGGGCGCCACGCTGGTGGCGATGATGAACGCGCGCCACCTCGCACCCGAGCTGCTGATCAGCCTGCACCGGATGGCGGAGCTGTCCATCCTCACGGAGACCCCGGAGGGGCTCTGGCTGGGCGCCATGCTCCCTCACCGGGCCCTGGCCGACGAGCCACGCCTGCGCGGGGCCATGGAGGTCATCCGCAGCGCCGCGAGCCAGCTCGCCCACCCCGCCATCCGCAACATGGGGACGATTGGGGGCTCGCTGTGTCTGGCGGATCCCAGCACGGAGCTGCCCGTGGCGCTGGTCGCCGCCTCCGCCCACGCCGAGATCGCGGGCCCCGAAGGACGGCGCATCATCCCCGTCGAATCCCTCCTCGTGGATCGCTTCCAGACGTCCCTGCGCCACGGCGAGCTCGTCACCCGGATCTGGGTCCCCAGGGGCGGCCCCGGGGCGGTCGGCCACCACCTCCGGTTCAGCCGGGTGGCCAGTGACTACCCCACGGTCTCCATCTCGCTGGTGCTCGCCCTGGAGGGGGGAACATGCCGCCAGGCCCGCGTGGCCGTGGGCTCCTGCGGTCCCGTGCCGCTTCATGTGGAGGCAGCCGACCAGCGCCTCGTCGGCTCTGCCCTCGATGCCCCCGCGTTGGCCGAGGCAGGGCAGCTTCTCGCGCGTGCCGCCACCCCCCGCGACGATGTCCGCGGCACGGCCGAATACCGCCGCTTGTTGATTCCCCGCCTGCTCGGCCGCGCCGTCGCCCAGGCCCGGGAGCGCCTCCATGTCTGA
- a CDS encoding TerC family protein: METIQVPVGGWIAFGALVLGLLIVDLLAHRNHHANSKRSAIAWSAGWIFFGLGFGVFVWRMYGSQPAHEYLGAWLIEKSLSLDNLFVFLVIFRSLSIPEAEQRRVLFWGIFGALVFRALFIFAGVEALEHWHAVVYVFGAILLFTAFRVAREDPLKERDSKMVHWLARRLPVSSKVEGSHFVVRQGGRLLATPLLVALITIEFTDVAFALDSVPAALSVSQDPFIVYTSNVFAILGLRALYIALAHVITQLRYLHYGLAAVLAFAGLKMVIPSNWVHVSPLVSVGVIVVCIGTSIVASVVWKRRHPRQQPSPPAGTDAQGISARVH; encoded by the coding sequence ATGGAAACAATCCAGGTTCCAGTCGGGGGGTGGATCGCGTTCGGGGCCCTGGTCCTCGGGCTGCTGATCGTCGACTTGCTGGCCCACCGGAACCACCACGCCAACTCCAAGCGCAGCGCCATCGCCTGGAGCGCCGGGTGGATTTTCTTCGGACTCGGATTCGGGGTGTTTGTCTGGAGGATGTACGGCTCCCAACCCGCCCATGAGTACCTGGGCGCCTGGCTCATCGAGAAGAGCCTGAGCCTGGACAACCTGTTCGTCTTCCTCGTCATCTTCCGCAGCCTGAGCATTCCCGAAGCCGAGCAACGGCGGGTGCTGTTCTGGGGCATCTTCGGGGCGCTGGTGTTCCGGGCCCTCTTCATCTTCGCGGGCGTGGAGGCACTGGAGCACTGGCATGCCGTGGTCTACGTCTTCGGCGCCATCCTGCTGTTCACCGCCTTCCGCGTCGCGCGGGAAGATCCCCTGAAGGAGCGGGACAGCAAGATGGTGCACTGGCTTGCCCGGCGGCTGCCCGTAAGCTCCAAAGTCGAGGGCTCCCACTTCGTCGTCCGGCAAGGGGGAAGACTGCTGGCGACCCCCCTGCTCGTGGCGCTGATCACCATCGAGTTCACCGACGTGGCCTTCGCCCTGGATTCCGTGCCCGCCGCGCTCTCGGTGAGCCAGGATCCCTTTATCGTCTATACCTCGAACGTCTTCGCCATCCTGGGCCTGCGCGCCCTGTACATCGCCCTGGCGCACGTCATCACGCAGCTGCGTTACCTGCATTACGGCCTTGCCGCGGTCCTGGCCTTCGCGGGCCTGAAGATGGTCATCCCGAGCAACTGGGTTCATGTGTCGCCGCTTGTGTCGGTGGGGGTCATCGTCGTGTGCATTGGCACCTCGATCGTGGCCAGCGTCGTATGGAAGCGCCGACACCCCCGGCAGCAACCCAGCCCCCCCGCCGGAACGGATGCGCAGGGCATTTCAGCTCGCGTACACTAG
- a CDS encoding Hpt domain-containing protein translates to MGTKDDEVLQEFLQESRENLAPFETGLLRLEAEPPSAQLLMDLYRYIHNVKGACGFLRFGGLETLARAGEDLLDLARQRKLALEPAHRSALASLAKALHEGLDRIEATRSEGVVEQGELLSRLRGLQESAPPASISGAHAPEPRGQS, encoded by the coding sequence ATGGGGACCAAGGACGACGAAGTTTTGCAGGAGTTCCTCCAGGAGAGCCGGGAAAATCTCGCGCCCTTCGAGACGGGTCTGCTGCGTCTGGAGGCGGAGCCCCCTTCGGCGCAGCTGCTCATGGACCTCTACCGCTACATCCACAATGTGAAGGGCGCGTGCGGCTTCCTTCGGTTTGGCGGGCTGGAGACCCTGGCCCGTGCGGGGGAGGATCTGCTCGATCTGGCCCGGCAGAGGAAACTGGCCTTGGAGCCCGCCCACCGGTCCGCCTTGGCCTCCCTGGCCAAGGCCCTTCATGAAGGGCTCGATCGGATCGAAGCCACCCGCTCCGAGGGTGTGGTGGAGCAGGGAGAACTGCTCTCACGGCTGCGGGGGCTGCAGGAGAGTGCCCCCCCGGCGTCCATCTCGGGAGCGCACGCCCCGGAGCCCCGGGGACAGTCATGA